In one Musa acuminata AAA Group cultivar baxijiao chromosome BXJ2-5, Cavendish_Baxijiao_AAA, whole genome shotgun sequence genomic region, the following are encoded:
- the LOC103984141 gene encoding pentatricopeptide repeat-containing protein At5g46460, mitochondrial gives MRRLPALFPNHKATVFPLKTSHPLAARRCKEVGSHWKAALFRLLESCDMDEARRLFTRIPSPSVQLYTMMIVGYSRTNRIDEAFRLFDGMPVRDTAAWNSMIKAALDCGDVSLGRKLFDEMPERNVISWTTMINGLSRFGWIDAAEELFFRMPQRDTAAWNAMISAYCDNGRVKDARLLFEKTPQPNVISWTAMIGGHDQNGESDKALLLFHKLWSSGTKLTPSTYACVLTACANASELGLGTQLHSHTVRTGYSSDTFVSTSLVNLYAKCKQIEDSIQLFSERKERDVVSWTALITGYGLNDKHEDALDEFNKMIASGIRPNQSTFTSALNSCCGLEALDGGKKLHATTVKLGLELDVFVGNSLVVMYSKCGDVEDGLMLFDSMDRRNLVSWNSIIVGCAQNGYATLALKLFDDMRQINVQPDEITYTGLLTACSHSRMLERGRHIFHLLKHDSSVQVKLEHYVCMVDILGRCGNLEEAEEFIRNMPVEPNSKIWLALLGACRMHANIEVARRASKKVFDMEPDNSAAYVLLSNIYASAGRWNDVSQTRVMMRYRGITKVPGSSWITLKETRHEFVCGDRSHPMAMEIYKKLDWLGVKLKELGYVCDKTFALHDVDDEQKEAALAHHSEKLAIAFGLISTVEGSTIRVMKNLRVCGDCHSAIKVISQVVGRRIVLRDATRFHHFRDGLCSCGDCW, from the coding sequence ATGAGAAGACTTCCTGCACTCTTTCCAAATCATAAAGCGACCGTCTTCCCTCTCAAAACTTCCCATCCCCTCGCCGCTAGAAGATGCAAGGAAGTTGGCTCTCACTGGAAGGCCGCGCTCTTCCGCCTCCTCGAAAGCTGTGACATGGACGAAGCCCGCCGCCTTTTCACCAGAATTCCTTCTCCCAGCGTCCAACTCTACACCATGATGATCGTTGGTTACTCGCGGACCAACCGCATCGACGAGGCCTTCAGACTGTTCGACGGTATGCCGGTGAGAGACACCGCTGCATGGAATTCCATGATCAAGGCCGCCTTAGATTGCGGTGACGTGAGTCTTGGGCGGAAACTGTTCGATGAAATGCCGGAGAGGAATGTGATCTCGTGGACGACGATGATCAATGGGCTCTCGCGGTTCGGGTGGATCGATGCGGCGGAGGAGCTGTTTTTTAGGATGCCTCAGCGGGACACTGCCGCGTGGAATGCCATGATTTCCGCGTATTGTGACAATGGAAGAGTAAAGGATGCTCGGTTGTTGTTCGAGAAGACGCCGCAACCCAATGTGATTTCTTGGACTGCAATGATCGGAGGTCATGACCAAAACGGGGAGAGTGACAAGGCATTGCTCCTTTTTCACAAACTGTGGAGTTCTGGGACGAAGCTGACGCCGAGCACTTATGCATGTGTCCTAACGGCGTGTGCCAATGCATCGGAATTAGGACTAGGCACGCAGCTGCACTCCCATACTGTAAGAACAGGCTATTCATCAGATACATTTGTTTCTACTTCACTGGTCAACCTTTATGCCAAGTGCAAACAGATTGAGGATTCAATCCAGTTATTCAGTGAGAGGAAAGAAAGGGATGTGGTCTCTTGGACAGCTCTCATAACCGGCTACGGTCTGAACGATAAACATGAGGATGCACTGGACGAATTCAACAAAATGATTGCATCTGGTATCAGGCCGAATCAGTCTACCTTCACCAGTGCATTGAACTCATGCTGTGGGCTGGAAGCTCTCGATGGAGGAAAGAAGCTCCATGCAACTACAGTCAAGCTGGGTTTGGAACTTGATGTGTTTGTGGGCAATTCTCTGGTTGTGATGTACTCCAAATGCGGGGATGTAGAGGATGGTCTGATGTTGTTTGACAGTATGGATAGGAGGAATCTCGTCTCATGGAACTCGATCATAGTTGGATGCGCACAGAACGGGTATGCAACATTGGCACTGAAGCTCTTTGATGACATGAGACAGATCAACGTACAACCTGATGAGATCACATACACAGGGCTGCTGACCGCTTGTAGCCATTCCAGAATGCTCGAGAGGGGAAGGCACATTTTCCATCTCCTAAAGCATGATTCCTCGGTCCAAGTGAAGCTCGAGCACTATGTTTGTATGGTGGATATCTTAGGCCGGTGCGGAAACCTGGAAGAAGCAGAAGAGTTCATTCGGAACATGCCCGTGGAACCGAACAGCAAGATATGGTTGGCTCTGCTCGGTGCTTGCAGAATGCATGCTAATATCGAAGTTGCTCGCAGGGCTTCCAAGAAGGTGTTCGACATGGAACCAGATAACAGTGCGGCTTACGTATTGCTGTCCAACATATATGCTTCAGCCGGAAGATGGAATGATGTATCACAAACCAGAGTGATGATGAGATATCGAGGAATCACCAAAGTTCCCGGTTCCAGTTGGATTACGCTGAAGGAAACAAGGCATGAGTTCGTGTGTGGAGACAGGTCTCACCCTATGGCCATGGAGATATACAAGAAGTTGGACTGGCTCGGAGTTAAGCTGAAGGAACTTGGCTATGTTTGCGACAAAACATTTGCGTTGCACGATGTGGATGATGAACAGAAGGAGGCAGCGCTTGCGCACCACAGCGAGAAGCTTGCTATTGCCTTCGGTCTTATTAGTACCGTGGAGGGTAGTACGATCAGAGTCATGAAGAACCTAAGGGTGTGTGGGGATTGCCACTCTGCCATTAAAGTCATATCGCAAGTCGTCGGGCGTCGGATTGTGTTGAGGGACGCCACTCGTTTTCATCACTTCAGGGATGGGCTCTGTTCTTGCGGAGATTGCTGGTGA